A section of the Sander vitreus isolate 19-12246 chromosome 19, sanVit1, whole genome shotgun sequence genome encodes:
- the usp53a gene encoding ubiquitin carboxyl-terminal hydrolase 53, with protein sequence MAWVKFFRKPGGNLGKSYQPGSMLSLAPTKGLLNEPGQNSCFLNSAVQVLWQLDIFRRSLRQLPGHFCLGESCIFCALKGIFSQFQHSRERALPSDNLRHALAETFKDEQRFQLGFMDDAAECFENILERIHLHIVPEETDACTSKSCITHQKFAMSLYEQSVCRSCGASSDPLPFTELVHYVSTTALCQQTLQGRDESFGELLQAASTIGDLRNCPSNCGQKIRIRRVLMNSPEIVTIGFVWDSDQSDLTEDVIRSLGPHLSLSALFYRVTDEHAKKGELLLVGMICYSSRHYCAFAFHTKSSKWVFFDDATVKEIGSRWKDVVIKCIKGHFQPLLLFYANPDGSAIPADDVSKKNSSQSHNKTPVNGEVKGFESTVLSPKKLDLTRENLNALLGQDSFKEKTPSTFSRGSAQTSGGRGPVKIGSSDLKSRIREISREVAQRAGEVRGMHPPRREPDRSGQRRPESRYRDPSQDRTYSRSVSPPENGFKQHLESRLYSSQGKGPTRTERTPYLGGRSSHEPARTHSRVQVLPSVPIISSGHYSRKLDQVSNGYDTDSSQDSRERPGSRGNSRSRSSRPWKPMREALNVDSVVSAVISGNSVNQERRQHSPRRRPSSQSPSRDRERDRDFTWGGREERKPKSLMTIYEDEQRHETSGSRSSLDSDDKDRSKGSATLKVRNDNWKIQRTESGYESSDRLSNGSANLDSPVVENLSSKDLRPTPELHLTRDHFPRRKSDDLKADILHSIFPTGELGRQSLDLQDADNLSGQPIQRRRAFRYTPGILEKNNSLDSEQEEKVDGSPVSPMRLYLAKTSSSEWNSSDDLAGPFSEQEESATLAHIDPFSHNYPPPLPPKTFGNSPADPSGVHSQPPEVPTRSSPRNEPKNGVPSLSHTTLRRWIETPAEHRLSSDASSKSGSSDQDRNDLSASESDERLPSPKPGHDDGPDSPYLTDMVLPTTYFSVDSCMTDTYRAKYHKKPAFYMKAEDHTSSGESDVEGRLPLPDAQPPEISKSISESGYSTTKTTAKWNPITPKGLDEHGFL encoded by the exons ATGGCATGGGTCAAGTTCTTCAGGAAGCCAGGGGGCAATCTGGGGAAATCGTACCAACCGGGGAGCATGCTGTCTTTGGCCCCCACCAAAGGACTGTTGAACGAGCCGGGCCAGAACAGCTGCTTCCTCAACAGTGCCGTGCAG GTATTATGGCAGCTGGACATCTTCAGACGCAGCTTGAGGCAGCTACCTGGACACTTCTGTCTAGGAGAATCGTGCATCTTTTGTGCATTAAAG GGCATTTTCTCCCAGTTCCAGCACAGTCGGGAGCGCGCCCTGCCCTCTGACAATCTGCGTCACGCCTTGGCAGAGACCTTTAAGGACGAGCAGCGCTTCCAGCTGGGCTTCATGGATGATGCCGCAGAGTGCTTT GAGAACATCCTGGAGAGGATCCACCTGCACATTGTGCCTGAGGAGACAGATGCCTGCACTTCAAAGTCTTGCATCACGCATCAGAAGTTTGCTATGTCACTTTATGAGCAG TCTGTGTGCCGTAGCTGTGGGGCATCCTCCGACCCACTGCCGTTTACAGAGCTGGTGCATTATGTCTCCACCACCGCACTCTG TCAACAGACGCTCCAGGGCAGAGACGAGTCATTTGGGGAACTGTTACAAGCAGCAAGTACGATAGGGGATCTTCGTAACTGTCCA AGCAACTGTGGCCAGAAGATTAGGATCAGACGGGTCCTCATGAACTCTCCAGAGATAGTTACCATAGGCTTCGTTTGGGACTCTGACCAGTCAGACCTCACAGAAGATGTTATCCGCTCGCTGGGGCCTCATCTCAGTCTTTCTGCG CTCTTCTACAGGGTGACTGATGAGCATGCCAAAAAGGGAGAGCTACTGCTTGTGGGGATGATCTGCTACTCCAGCCGCCACTACTGTGCCTTCGCCTTCCACACAAAGTCCTCCAAATGGGTCTTCTTTGATGATGCCACTGTGAAAGAG ATCGGCTCCAGGTGGAAAGATGTGGTCATCAAATGTATCAAAGGTCACTTCcagcctctcctcctcttttatGCCAACCCCGACGGGAGTGCTATCCCTGCAGATGATGtctcaaaaaaaaacagcagccagTCTCACAACAAGACCCCGGTCAATGGAGAAGTGAAAG GTTTTGAGTCTACAGTTTTATCCCCCAAGAAGCTGGACCTCACCAGGGAGAATCTGAACGCTCTGTTGGGCCAAGACTCTTTCAAAGAGAAGACCCCTTCAACCTTCAGCAGGGGCAGCGCTCAGACCAGTGGAGGAAGGGGACCAG TGAAAATTGGCTCCAGCGATCTCAAGAGTCGCATCAGGGAGATTTCTCGAGAAGTTGCCCAAAGAGCTGGAGAGGTGCGTGGGATGCATCCACCCAGAAGAGAGCCTGATAGGAGCGGTCAGCGGAGGCCAGAGTCACGCTACAGAG ATCCAAGTCAGGACAGGACCTACTCCCGCTCCGTCTCCCCTCCAGAGAATGGCTTCAAACAACACCTGGAAAGTCGTCTGTACAGCAGCCAAGGAAAAGGTCCCACACGGACTGAACGAACACCCTACCTTGGTGGACGGTCCTCACATGAACCCGCTCGCACTCACTCAAGGGTCCAAGTGTTGCCCAGTGTGCCCATTATCAGTAGCGGTCATTACAGCCGGAAATTAGACCAAGTCTCCAACGGATATGATACTGACAGCAGCCAAGACTCCAGAGAGCGTCCTGGAAGTCGAGGGAACAGCCGCAGCAGGTCCAGCCGCCCCTGGAAGCCCATGCGTGAGGCCCTAAATGTGGACAGTGTTGTGAGTGCCGTTATTAGTGGTAATTCGGTAAATCAAGAGCGAAGGCAGCACAGCCCCCGGAGAAGACCTAGCAGTCAGTCGCCCTCCCGTGAccgagagcgagacagagattTTACATGGGGAGGCCGAGAAGAACGCAAACCCAAGAGCCTAATGACCATCTATGAAGATGAGCAGAGGCATGAAACGAGTGGCAGCCGAAGCTCGCTGGACTCAGATGACAAGGACAGGTCAAAGGGCTCAGCAACTCTAAAAGTGCGGAATGACAACTGGAAGATCCAGCGAACTGAATCTGGATATGAAAGTAGTGACAGACTAAGCAATGGCTCAGCAAATCTTGACTCCCCTGTGGTAGAGAACCTTTCTTCCAAGGACCTGCGCCCCACACCTGAGCTGCATCTGACGAG ggATCACTTCCCTCGGAGAAAAAGTGATGACTTAAAGGCTGACATATTGCACTCTATATTTCCCACTG GTGAACTAGGAAGACAATCTCTGGATCTACAAGACGCAGACAACCTCTCTGGTCAGCCAATACAAAG AAGAAGAGCCTTCCGATACACTCCCGGGATCTTGGAAAAGAACAATAGTCTGGACAGCGAGCAAGAGGAAAAGGTGGATGGTAGCCCTGTGAGCCCCATGCGTCTTTACTTGGCAAAGACCAGCAGTTCTGAGTGGAACAGCTCAGATGACCTCGCTGGACCTTTCTCTGAACAAGAAGAGTCTGCCACTCTTGCCCACATAGACCCTTTCTCGCACAACTATCCCCCACCTTTACCCCCCAAGACCTTTGGCAACAGTCCCGCTGACCCATCTGGTGTCCACTCCCAACCGCCGGAGGTGCCAACACGGTCAAGCCCCCGCAATGAACCCAAAAATGGCGTGCCCTCACTCTCGCACACCACCCTCCGTCGGTGGATTGAGACACCTGCCGAGCACAGGCTTTCATCGGATGCCAGCTCCAAGTCGGGGTCATCGGACCAGGACAGGAACGATCTGTCGGCCAGCGAGAGCGACGAGAGGTTACCCAGTCCAAAGCCTGGACACGATGACGGTCCAGACTCCCCTTATCTGACTGATATGGTTCTTCCCACCACTTACTTTTCTGTGGATAGCTGTATGACTGACACTTACCGGGCCAAATACCATAAGAAGCCTGCTTTTTACATGAAAGCAGAGGACCATACGTCATCAGGGGAGAGTGATGTCGAAGGAAGGCTCCCTTTGCCAGATGCTCAACCACCAGAGATTTCCAAAAGCATATCAGAATCAG GTTATTCTACTACAAAGACTACTGCAAAGTGGAACCCAATTACTCCAAAAGGACTTGATGAGCATGGTTTCCTATGA